The segment GGAAGGACGAACAATCAATGGATATTTCAGGTTTTTAGCTGCTGCTTGTGCTTCTTCATCAGAAGTTACAAGAGCACCTACTGGACGAGGAATACCAAGTTTTGCCAACAATTCATCAAAACGTTCACGGTCTTCCGCCATATCGATGCTATCTACGGATGTACCGAGAATTTTGACACCGCGCTTAGCCAATGGGCCCGCCAAGTTGATAGCTGTTTGACCACCAAATTGAGCGATAACGCCAGCTGGTTTTTCTTTATCAATGATTTCCATTACATCGTCCACTGTTAATGGTTCGAAGTACAAGGAATCAGAAATATCAAAGTCAGTAGATACTGTTTCTGGGTTATTATTGATCATAATAGATTGGTAACCCGCTTTACGAAGTGCCCAAGAGGAATGTACGGAGCAGTAGTCAAATTCTACGCCTTGACCGATACGAATTGGACCGGAACCAAGTACTACAACGGATTTTTCACCTAGTGGTTTAACTTCGTCTTCTTGTGCATAAGCACTGTAGTAGTACGGTGTTTTAGATTCGAATTCGGCAGCACATGTATCTACATATTTATAGGTTGGAAGAATATTCCATTCTTTACGTTTTGCACGAACATCTTCTACAGTTGTATTAGCATAACGAGCGATAACAGAATCAGTGAAGGAATAACGTTTTGCTTTGCGCAATACTTCTTCTGTTAAACCATGTTCAACTAAAGCTTTTTCTACATTAACAATGTTTTTGATTTTCTCAATAAAGAATGTATCAATTTTTGTAATATAATGAATTTTCTCTACACTAATGCCCTTGCGAAGTGCTTCTGCTACAACATAGATACGTTCATCATCTACTAAATGTAAACGTTCAATCAATTGTTCCATGGACTCATGAGAGATTTTCTTAAGCTCAATATGGTCTAAACCAATTTCCAAGGAACGAATTGCTTTAAGTAAGGATCCTTCCAAGGAGCGGTCGATAGCCATAACTTCGCCAGTAGCCTTCATTTGAGTGCCCAATGTACGGTCTGCCAAATTGAATTTTTCAAATGGCCAACGTGGAAACTTAGTTACTACATAGTCCAGTGTAGGTTCGAAGCATGCTTTTGTTTCGCCAGTTACAGCATTTGTAATTTGATCCAATGTCATGCCTACTGCAATTTTTGCAGCTACCTTCGCAATTGGATAACCAGTTGCTTTAGATGCTAATGCAGAGGAACGAGATACACGAGGGTTTACTTCGATAACGATATATTCATTGCTATTAGGATTCAAGGCGTATTGTACATTACAACCACCTTCGATTTTCAAATAACGAATGATTTCTACAGATGCAGTACGGAGCATTTGGTATTGAATATCGTTCAATGTTTGGCTTGGTGCCACAACGATGGAGTCACCAGTATGTACGCCTACAGGATCGATATTTTCCATGTTACATACGATGATACAGTTATCTGCACTATCGCGCATTACTTCGTATTCGATTTCTTTCCAACCTGCTACAGAACGTTCTGCTAGGATTTGGTGAATTGGTGAAAGTTTCAAACCACGGCGTGTGATTTCATACATTTCATCTTCGTTATGTGCAATACCGCCACCAGTACCGCCCAATGTATATGCAGGACGGATGATAATAGGATAACCAATGCGATTAGCAAAGGCTACAGCTTCTTCAAGATCGTTAAAGATATCGGATTCAGGTACTGGTTGATTGATTTCCTTCATCGCTTCTTTGAAGAGCTCACGGTCTTCGGCTTGTTTGATTGCTTCAAGAGTTGTACCAAGAAGTTTTACACCGTATTCTTCTAATACGCCAGCTTCAGACAATTGTACGGCCATATTAAGACCTACTTGGCCACCTAATGTAGCCAATAAGCCCCAAGGGCGTTCTTTTTTGATTACTTCTGTTACGAATTCAAGACTAATTGGTTCTACATATACGCGGTCTGCAATATCTGTATCAGTCATAATTGTAGCAGGATTGGAGTTAACCAATACTACTTTATAACCTTCTTCACGAAGGGAACGGCATGCTTGTGTACCAGCATAGTCAAACTCTGCAGCTTGGCCGATAATAATTGGACCAGAACCAATTACAAGCACTTTTTTTGCTTCTGTGGTCATATTATTTTCCCTTTCTCATTAAGTCTTCAAATTCGTCAAATAAATATAGATTATCAGTAGGTCCTGGGGACGCTTCTGGGTGATATTGTACAGAGAAAATAGGCAATTCTTTATGGCGCATACCTTCTACAGTGCCATCATTTACACTGCGATGTGTAATTTCTACAAAATCTGGCAAGGAAGTATCATCTACTGCATAGCCATGGTTTTGAGATGTAATATATACACGGCCTGTACGTAAATCTTGTACTGGATGGTTAGAGCCACGGTGACCAAACTTCAATTTAAATGTTGTACCACCATAGGCTTGTGCCAATACTTGATGGCCCATGCAAATGCCGAAGATAGGTTTTTTACCGAACAATTTCTTTACCTCTTCTACAGCATAGCCAAGATCTTGAGGGTCTCCAGGGCCGTTGGATAAGAATACACCATCTGGATTTGCTGCTAACACATCTTCAGCCTTAGCATCTGCAGGGAACACTGTTAATCGGCAACCAGCTGCTTCTAAAGAACGAAGGATATTTTCCTTTACACCATAGTCCATTACAGCTACATGGAACTCTGCATTTTTATCGCCACGCATACCTTGCCATTTTGTAGTTACACGCATAACTTGATCTGTTGGCAAGTCTTGTTTAAATAATTTTTGGATATCTTCCATAGGGTAATCAGAACGTACAAGTACGCCTTTCATTACACCATGATTACGAAGAACACGTGTAATAGCACGTGTATCTACATCATAAAGGCAAGGGATTCCGTGTAAACGAAGATACTCACTAAATAGGCCTTCATTTTGCCAGTTAGATGGGAAATCACACAGTTCGCCTACGATAAAGCCTTTACAATATGGTTTAGGACCTTGAGTAATAGCATTCAATGTACCATAATTACCAATCAAAGGATATGTTAATGTAATAATTTGATCTGCATAGGACGGGTCAGTCAAGATTTCTTGATACCCTGTCATACCTGTGTTAAATACAACTTCCCCTAATGTAGGAGCGCCACCTAATAAGGAACCTTCAAACACGGAACCATCTTCAAGAACTAACTTGCCTTTCATTATAAGACTACGCCCTCCTTCATAACTACTTTGCCATCAACTACTGTGAGTTTGGCCTTACCGGTAACAGTCATACCATCAAATGGGCTGACTTTGCCTTTTGTATAGAATTTATTGCGATCTACTGTCCACTCTTCAGTTGTTGAGAATACAGTAATGTCTGCTGATTTACCAACTTCAAGAACACCTGCATCAAGGCGCATTAATTCAGCTGGACGTGTACTCATATAGTATACAACTTGGTCGATGCTAAGTTTATCTGGACCATATGCATTAGTAATAACCGCTGCCAAAGATGTTTCGAGACCACTGAAACCATTTGGTGCACAGCAGAACTCATGGTCTTTTTCTTCATACGCATGTGGTGCATGGTCTGTAATAATTGCATCAATTGTGCCATCTTTCAAGCCTTCTAATAATGCTTGGCGATGATCTTCGGATCGAATTGGAGGAGCCATTTTGAACGCTGGGTTATATTCGCGTAAATATTCATCTGTGAAAGATAAATGTTGGCTTGTAACTTCACATGTTACATTAAGACCTTTTGCTTTTGCACGACGAACCATATCCACAGTATTTTTACTACTTACGTGAGCAATATGAATGTGACCACCTGTCATTTCAGACAACAAGATGTCACGAGCAACAGCCAAATCTTCAGCTACTGCAGGACGACCAATAACACCTAATTCATAGGAAACGATACCTTCATGCATATGACCATTTTTAGTCAATGTAATGTCTTCTGCATGGTCGATAACCATTTTATTGAACATGGAGGAGTATTCTAAGGCACGACGCATAAACGCGGCATTTTCTACATAGTGACCATCATCAGAGAAGGCTACTACACCGGCTTCTGCCATATCTCCCATTTCAGCAAGTTCTTTACCTTCAAGGCCTTTGGATACAGCACCAATAAATTCTACTTTCACAACGCCAGTGAGTTCAGCCTGTTTTTGTAAACCTCTTACGAGTGCAGCATTATCTACAACTGGGTTTGTATTAGCCATAGTGACTACACGTGTAAAACCACCAGCGGCAGCCGCTTGTGTACCAGAGTGGAAATCTTCTTTAGCTTCTTGGCCTGGTTCACGCAAATGTGTGTGAATATCGATAAGACCAGGTGCTACGATAAGACCTGTTGCATCATATACTTCAGCGCCTTCAGCACTTAAGTTTTGACCGATGGCTGCAATTTTACCATCTTTTACGAGAACGTCTGCTACTTCGTTTTGTTTTTTTGCCGGATTAACTACCGTACCATTTTTAATAAGCAAGCTCACTACCGTCACCTCCGATAATAGTTAAGTACAATACAGCCATACGTACAGCTACGCCATTACGTACCTGTTCTTGAATTACGGATTGATCAGAATATGCTACATCTGGTGCAATTTCTAGGCCACGGTTCATAGGACCTGGATGCATTACCATCACATCATCTTTAGCCAATTTCAATACATCATTGTTAATACCAAAGATACGTGCATATTCTCTATTTGTAGGATACAACGCAGAATGAATACGTTCTAATTGAATGCGAAGTACGTTAATCACATCTGCATCAGCCACTGCTTCACGAATATCGTGGTGTACGGTAACACCTAATTTTTCGAGCTCTGGATATACCATAGTACGAGGACCAGCCAAATGTACTTTAGCACCCATTTTTGTAAGGCCATAAATATTAGATCTTGCTACACGGCTATGCATAATATCGCCTAGAATAACAACTTTTAGACCTTCAATGGATTCTTTTTTCTCTAAAATGGAGTACATATCTAATAATGCTTGTGTTGGATGTTCATGAGCGCCGTCACCAGCATTGATGATGATAGGATCTACTGCTTTTGTGGCATATAGAGGAGCCCCTTCTGCACTATGACGCATTACGATAGCATCTGTGCCCATATAGGATAATGTTAGCAAAGTATCACGGAAGCTTTCACCTTTACCCATGGAAGAACCACTAGGAGAAAGATTAATAACGTCAGCCCCTAAATATTTGCCGGCCAATTCAAAGGAACTACGGGTACGAGTACTTGGCTCCATAAAGAGGTTAACAATAGATTTCCCCTTTAAAAGTGGAACCTTCTTGTCATCAGAAAGAACGATTTTTTTCATTTTTTTTGCCACATTTAAAATCAATTTGATTTCTTCAGGTGACACATTTTGCAAACCTAATAAATGTTTGCCTTTTAGGCTAACTTGTCCCATGATTTCCTCCTAACTCACGTAACAAAAAAGACCTTTTGCCCAGGGCAAAAGGTCAAATAGTTTGCACAAAGAAGCCCTTATGGGGCGCTTCAACTATATTCCTTTCTCAGCCTCTCTGGACTAAATTAAAAGGTTTTGTAATATGCAATGGTCTCTCGTACCATGGATGCATTTTCTTTATTTATTGTACTGAATCTGCCCTTGAAAGTCAATGTGAAAGCAAAAGTTCATAAGTATTTTAAAAAGAGGACAAAACCTCAAAAGTGGCTTGTCCTCTCTATACTTCACCAATTGTTTCCTTATAATCAATCTATAATTAGAGACAAATAATTTTCATTATTATAAGCTAATATTACTGACCCATAGGATATAATTTTGGTGGATTTTGATCATCATTTTGTTGACCTTGCTGTGAACTATAAGGAGCTTGACTTTGTTGACCATCAGTCATTGGATTTTGCTGTGCATATTGTTGATTTTGTTGTGGTTGCCGTTGGTCACGACGACGTGTATTTTGAGATGCAGTCGGTCTAGGTTTAGTCAACTCATCAATAGATACAGCATTTGGAATAGTTACACTTGGTGTATCCTCATGTACATCATCAAGTTCGCCGAAGGAAGGTCCTGTTTTAGCAGCTTGTGCTGCCTTACGTTCTGCCTCAATTTGTTGACGTGCAAGTTCTGCGCGACGACGAGCATTTTCTTGCTGTTCTTTGACACGTTGAATCGCTTCAGCTCGCTCTTTTGCTTTACGTTCAACTTCGGCTTGCGCAAGAGCTTGCTGACGTGCTTCTTCCGCCTTACGTTCCGCTTCTAAGTGAGCTTGGTAACGTTCTTCAGCAATGCGTTTTGCCTCTGCCGCTTGGCGTTCAGCCTCTGCACGTTCTGCAGCCAATCTAACTTGCTCTGCTTTACGTGCCTCAGCAGCTATACGTACTTCTTCGGCTTTTCGCGCTTCTTCTGCTCGTCTAGCCTCTTCTATACGGCGTGCTTCCTCTGCTCTACGAACCTCTTCTGCACGTTTTGCTTCCGCTGCAATTCGGGCTTCCTCTGCCTTACGAAGTTCTTCTGCTCGTTTTGCTTCTGCTGCAATTCGAGCTTCCTCTGCTTTACGCAATTCTTCCTGACGTTTTGCTTCAGCAGCAACGCGAGCTTCTTCAGCTTTACGAGCCGCTTCAAGTCGTTCTTGCTCGGCCTTGCGTTGTGCCTCAAGTCTAGCTGCTTCTAAACGACGTGCTTCTTCTGCGCGGCGTGCTTCTTCTGCCATACGAGCTTCTTCAGCTTTACGGGCAGCTTCAATTCTTGCCTCTTCAGCCTTACGCGCTTCTTCTGCACGTTTAGCCTCTGCTGCAACACGAGCTTCCTCTGCTTTACGGGCCGCTTCGATTCTTGCCTCCTCAGCCTTTCTTGCTTCTTCTGCACGACGTGCTTCTTCAGCTTTTCTTGCAGCTTCAATACGTTGTGCTTCTAATGCTGCTTTTGCTTCTGCCGCTTTACGAGCATCTTCTTGACGTTTCGCTTCTAACGCAGCCTGTTCAGCTGCACGTTGTGCTTCTAATGCCGCTTTCGCCTCTGCAGCTTTACGTGCTTCTTCTGCGCGGCGTGCCTCTAATGCTTCTTGTTCTGCTTTTCGCTGTGCTTCTAAACGCACTTTCGCTTCAGCTGCTAAGCGTTCTTCTTCAGCTTTTTTTGCCCCTAACGCTGCCTTTTCTGCTGCCCGTTGTGCTTCAAATCGAGCCTTGGCTTCTGCGGCTTGTCTAGCTTCTTCAGCTTTACGAGCGGCTTCAATACGAGCTGCTTCTATTCTACGCTCTTCTTCAAGACGTTTCGATTCTGCCGCTACACGAGCTTCCTCCGCTTTACGGGCCGCTTCTAAACGATCCGCCTCAGCCTTTCTTGCAGCTTCAATACGCGCCATTTCTGCTTTACGTTCTTCTTCGGCCTTACGTGCTTCAGCTACTTTTCGATCAAGCTCAGCTTTTCTTTCAGCTTCTAGTCGTTTAGCTTCTTCTGCTTGGCGCATTTCTTCAGCTTTTTTAGCTTCTAATGCAGCTTTTTCTTTTGCAGCTTGTACTTCTTGAGCCGCCTTCAATTCAGCAGCTTTGCGATCAGCTTCAGCTTTTTCTGCCATTTTACGCTCAATTTCAGCATGTTTAGCTTCTGCAGCCTTGCGTGCCATTTCTGCTTTTTCAGCAGCTAATTTAGCTTCTTCTGCTTTTTTACGAGCTAATGTTTCCTCCGCTTCTTTTGATTTTTTAAGTTGAGCTTCTTTTTTAGCTTCAGCAGCTGCTTTATCACTTAACTTTTTAGTTTCTTCATGAGCGATATTCTCTGCCTGCTTACTAGGTGTCAATGTGGTTTTTGTAGTATCTACAGTACCTTTATTGCTATCTTTACTACCTATAGGGCCTACCGGAATTTGCGTAGTCCCTTGAGTTGGATGACCTAAACTATCTTTTACATCCTTAGGAACATTAACAGCAATAGTTTGATGTTTTTGTGGATTCGCAAGAGATTCAGGAATTAACAAGAACCGTATCGGCAAGTTAGATGCCCCTGCAGGCATAAAGTTTAATGTTAATAAATCACCTGCGTTATAGTTACCCATGATGCGACTATCTAAAATAGTTCCATCCCCAAGTGCAGAGATACCATCAGCACCGCCAATATGATAGGTTCGTGTATCTGTTTGACCGCGACGAGCACCTTGTTGGTGTAATGCTTTCACCGTAAAGGAACCAGAATAGGGACCACCAAGAGGGTTAAAATACAATCTAAATGGTTCATTACCTTTTGTAGGAATTTTTAAAGTATATGAAACACCATAGTTACCACGGTCACGAACAAATGCTTTATTTTGCATTTCGTCTACACCGTTGATAAACATATCTTCACGGTCATTACCGATTTCTACAAAAGCACCACCTAATGTCGTATCAAATGGTGTAGTAACCTCCATATTACGCTTAGACCCAGTATAGGTACCACGCAACTGAATCTCATCAATAGGCAAATTTTTCGCCCAATGAGATGCATCTACAGCATCCATCCCCATAGGCAACATCATAACACGAGCAAAGATTGGTGCCTCTGTTTTAATATCTACGATACCGGTAAATAATGCATCTCGATATACTGGTGTATTTTCCAAATCACTAAAGATTAATTGGCGCCCTTGTGGCGGAATACTTAGCGAATATAAAGGTCTCGCATTGGGACTTTCATCTAAAGGATGCTCTAAGTCCTTCCGGGATAAATCACGACCAGCAGCGAAATAATCTGGTGTGGCCACAGATTTCAACTGTCTCATCACATGAACAGTATTGGGATACGCCGATTGATTCTCCAATACGATAGCAATCTTATGGGGCTGATCCATTTCATTTACATGGTAAAAATAGATACGACCATTTCCATTAATTGTACCTGCACTAAGTGTACCACCTACTGGTCCTACATATTCAGGGCTATCTGATAGTAGCAATGTATCCGTTTGAGACACCAAACTTGGTGGCAACGGAGAAAACTGAAAATATCCAATTGATTGTAAATCTATATCACGAGCCTCTACATGGCCTGTAAGAGCAGCCATGGCGGCCATCGCTGCGGCTACACAATATTTTGATTTATAAGAAAACATATATTAATACCTCTATATTTCTTCAAGCCCCATAGGGTCATACGTAAGTGCTAATGCTTCGATTTTCTTTAAACGATGTCCAATACCCGACTTAGATAATTCGCCATCCATCAATTCTTCAAGTTCTTTCAGACTCGCTTCTGGATTGTCCCATCTCAATCTTGCTACAATCCGCAACTTTTCAGGCAATTCATCAATACCAATTTCTCTATCGATAATTCGAATAGCCTTTACCTGGCGTACTGCAGCATCTACAACCTTTTGCAAATTTGCAGTCTCACAGTTTACTTGTCGATTAATTTGATTTCGCACAGTTTTCATTATGCGCACGTTTTCAAATTCCATCAGTGCTGATTGAGCACCCATAATTTGCAAACAACTCGTTACAGCGTCCCCTTCTTTAAGATATACTACATACTCTTCCTTACGCTCAGTCAAACCTGCATGAATATGAAATAACCGCAATACATGTATAATTTCCTTTGCAAAATTCTCATTCCCCGTCATAAACTCGAGATGATAATCACTTTGTGGCTTATTAACAGAGCCACCGCCTAAAAAGGCACCCCGTAAAAAAGCACGTCGTGCCTCCATAGATTTAAGCCAACTACGAGGAATTTGTTCAGTTACAGGCCATAAAGCAAGATCTTCTAACGCCTGTCGCCCTTCTATAGATGGCTCTACAGATAAAGTATACATATTTTTCTTGCGTAAGTTTAGCCCTTGTCGTACTAATACATTGGTAGGTAATTCATATTGTTTTTTTAATATGCCTAACAAGCGACGAGCTACTGCATTATTTGCAGTAGCCAATCTAATACCAACAGCACCCTTCATCCCCAGAATGATAGATCCACCCATGCGCAATAAGCAAGACGCTTCAATTTTCATGGCCAAATCTGCATCACTAGAGGATTCATATTGGCATAATTCATTTTTTACATCTTCAGCAAATGACATAGGTATCCCTTCTCATTAATGATCATCTCGTTGGAGATAGTACTCTAGGATATGTGGTTCAGTATCTGATTGCATAGCATGCACAATATCCATAATTACTTTACCTAACCGTTCAGGATCATGAACAGCCGGCTTTTTAGGACTTATCAATGTAGCCCGAATCGTACGTATTCCTTTAGCTTGTAGCTTCTTAGTATCTAATACTACAGGCTCTGAACCTACAGCACTATATTGTTCTACCATTTGAATTGGTAAAGGCCCATCGTTAGCAAGTACAGTATCTACAATGCCTTCACCACCATGTGCAATGAGAGCCTCCACATGATCACTTAAGGTATAACCTGTAGTTTCACCAGGTTGAGTCATAACATTAGCAATGTAAATTTTATTTGCCTTACTAGCGCGTACATGAGATGCAATTTTATCAGTTAACAAATTCGGAATAATACTTGTATATAAGCTACCCGGTCCAAAGATGATAACATCTGCTTCATCGATAGCACGTAACGCAGCACCTTCTGGTTTTGGCTGTGCTGGCTCACTATACATATGGCGAATGCGTTTACCAGAATTAGGAATATTACTTTCACCTTCTACGATAGTACCATCGGTCATCTCCGCTACTAATTTAATGAACTCAGTAGACGACGGAATTACACGACCTCGTACACGCAACAATTTACTAGCCGCTTCAAGCGCTTCCTCCACATCGCCATCATATACTTGAGCAAGTGCTGTGATAAAGAGGTTACCAAAACTATGCCCAGATAGCTCATTTTCCCCTTCAAAGCGATAACGGAAAAGATTTTCCATAACCCCTTCTTGTTCAGCTAATGCAATCAAGCAGTTTCTCAAATCGCCAGGAGCAATCATTTTAAAATCTTTACGCAAGCGTCCCGAGGAACCACCATCGTCAGCTACGGTTACAATAGCAGACAAATTAGAGGTGTGTATTTTTAATCCACGTAATAAATTTGATAGCCCTGTACCACCTCCGATAACAACAATCTTAGGACCTTTATCGAGGCGTATATTTTGGAAAATAATATCCGACACCTTACTATCAGGATTAGGTAATACAGCACGAATAATCGTTTTAATAACCTTACTCGTACCGATTAACATTAAAACAGCGCCAATCGATAGTACAACAACGCCTACAGCAATGAGCACATTATAATTGTAAAAGCCCGTCATATTATAAGAAAAAGCTAATACAATATCTTCAAGAACGGCAAGCCATTGATAGTTAAACATCAACGAAATACCAATGATTAAAAGACCTACACCACAACTAAAAAGGGCAAGCCAACGTTTTATATTTAGGCCCGGAATAAGCCACCGAAACCATCTTTTTCGCAACATATGAACCCCTATCTAGTTACCAAATGTTTTAATTTCATGAGGATTATAATCTTCTTCTACATTATTTTTCATCATATCTCGATGTTCTACAGAAACGCGATAGCCGTTTTCTAATAGGTGAGAATATAATGCTTCTGCCATAGCCACAGATCTATGCATACCACCTGTACAGCCTACAGCAACGATAAATTGAGACTTCCCTTCTTGTTCATAATTAGGCACAAGAAAATCAATAGTATCAAAATAACGGTTTTTAAATTCCTCTGTAACTTCAAAGGAATGAATATATTCATTTACAGCTTTCACACGACCTGTTTTATGACGGAATTCTGGAATGTAGAATGGGTTTGGTAAGAATCGAACATCCCAAACCATATCCGCATCCAATGGTAATCCATATTTAAAGCCAAAGCTTACAACTGTAATAGACATGCCATGGCCTTCATCAACTTGAGTAAATCGAGTTTTTAAATACTCTTTGAGGCTCGCAGTTTTCATATTCGTTGTATCAATAATGAAGTCTGCTTTATGTCGTACAGAATTTAATATCTGACGTTCCTCTTTCAAACCTGTAGTGATCATCCCATCTGGAGCCAGTGGATGGCTGCGACGAGTTTCTTTATATCGTCTAATTAACGTCTCATCTGTGGCATCCATAAAGACAATTTCATAATCTACCTTCATTTCTCTTAATGTTTCAAGAGATGATGAAAGGGCTTCAAAGAATTCACCACCGCGAATATCTACAACTAAAGCTACACGGTTTGTACGTTCCCCACCTTGTCGACAAATTTCACTTAGCTTAGGAATCAGTATAGGAGGAATATTATCAATACATAGATAGCCCATATCCTCTAATGCTTGTAGAACCTGAGTTTTGCCGGCACCAGACATGCCTGTAACAATTAATAAACGAAATGCTTCCATAGTTTTACTCCATTATAAAAGATTCTTTTCTATCCAATGAGCTACACCATCTTCATTATGATGTCCACATACTTCATTAGCCACAGATTTTACATGTTCTGTT is part of the Veillonella nakazawae genome and harbors:
- a CDS encoding aspartate carbamoyltransferase catalytic subunit, translated to MGQVSLKGKHLLGLQNVSPEEIKLILNVAKKMKKIVLSDDKKVPLLKGKSIVNLFMEPSTRTRSSFELAGKYLGADVINLSPSGSSMGKGESFRDTLLTLSYMGTDAIVMRHSAEGAPLYATKAVDPIIINAGDGAHEHPTQALLDMYSILEKKESIEGLKVVILGDIMHSRVARSNIYGLTKMGAKVHLAGPRTMVYPELEKLGVTVHHDIREAVADADVINVLRIQLERIHSALYPTNREYARIFGINNDVLKLAKDDVMVMHPGPMNRGLEIAPDVAYSDQSVIQEQVRNGVAVRMAVLYLTIIGGDGSELAY
- a CDS encoding dihydroorotase; translated protein: MSLLIKNGTVVNPAKKQNEVADVLVKDGKIAAIGQNLSAEGAEVYDATGLIVAPGLIDIHTHLREPGQEAKEDFHSGTQAAAAGGFTRVVTMANTNPVVDNAALVRGLQKQAELTGVVKVEFIGAVSKGLEGKELAEMGDMAEAGVVAFSDDGHYVENAAFMRRALEYSSMFNKMVIDHAEDITLTKNGHMHEGIVSYELGVIGRPAVAEDLAVARDILLSEMTGGHIHIAHVSSKNTVDMVRRAKAKGLNVTCEVTSQHLSFTDEYLREYNPAFKMAPPIRSEDHRQALLEGLKDGTIDAIITDHAPHAYEEKDHEFCCAPNGFSGLETSLAAVITNAYGPDKLSIDQVVYYMSTRPAELMRLDAGVLEVGKSADITVFSTTEEWTVDRNKFYTKGKVSPFDGMTVTGKAKLTVVDGKVVMKEGVVL
- the carA gene encoding glutamine-hydrolyzing carbamoyl-phosphate synthase small subunit; protein product: MKGKLVLEDGSVFEGSLLGGAPTLGEVVFNTGMTGYQEILTDPSYADQIITLTYPLIGNYGTLNAITQGPKPYCKGFIVGELCDFPSNWQNEGLFSEYLRLHGIPCLYDVDTRAITRVLRNHGVMKGVLVRSDYPMEDIQKLFKQDLPTDQVMRVTTKWQGMRGDKNAEFHVAVMDYGVKENILRSLEAAGCRLTVFPADAKAEDVLAANPDGVFLSNGPGDPQDLGYAVEEVKKLFGKKPIFGICMGHQVLAQAYGGTTFKLKFGHRGSNHPVQDLRTGRVYITSQNHGYAVDDTSLPDFVEITHRSVNDGTVEGMRHKELPIFSVQYHPEASPGPTDNLYLFDEFEDLMRKGK
- the carB gene encoding carbamoyl-phosphate synthase large subunit; translated protein: MTTEAKKVLVIGSGPIIIGQAAEFDYAGTQACRSLREEGYKVVLVNSNPATIMTDTDIADRVYVEPISLEFVTEVIKKERPWGLLATLGGQVGLNMAVQLSEAGVLEEYGVKLLGTTLEAIKQAEDRELFKEAMKEINQPVPESDIFNDLEEAVAFANRIGYPIIIRPAYTLGGTGGGIAHNEDEMYEITRRGLKLSPIHQILAERSVAGWKEIEYEVMRDSADNCIIVCNMENIDPVGVHTGDSIVVAPSQTLNDIQYQMLRTASVEIIRYLKIEGGCNVQYALNPNSNEYIVIEVNPRVSRSSALASKATGYPIAKVAAKIAVGMTLDQITNAVTGETKACFEPTLDYVVTKFPRWPFEKFNLADRTLGTQMKATGEVMAIDRSLEGSLLKAIRSLEIGLDHIELKKISHESMEQLIERLHLVDDERIYVVAEALRKGISVEKIHYITKIDTFFIEKIKNIVNVEKALVEHGLTEEVLRKAKRYSFTDSVIARYANTTVEDVRAKRKEWNILPTYKYVDTCAAEFESKTPYYYSAYAQEDEVKPLGEKSVVVLGSGPIRIGQGVEFDYCSVHSSWALRKAGYQSIMINNNPETVSTDFDISDSLYFEPLTVDDVMEIIDKEKPAGVIAQFGGQTAINLAGPLAKRGVKILGTSVDSIDMAEDRERFDELLAKLGIPRPVGALVTSDEEAQAAAKNLKYPLIVRPSYVLGGRAMEIVYNDKELDVYMKEAVVASKEHPVLIDRYMVGMEVEVDAISDGTDVCIPGIMEQIERAGVHSGDSMAVYPAQHLSQELINQIVDYTRRIAVGLNVKGVLNIQYIVADGELNVIEVNPRSSRTVPFISKVTGINMVEYATRIALGESLKDLGLPLGLVPNKPYVAVKAPVFSFSKMGLVEIALGPEMKSTGEVMGIGRTYSEALFKAINGANMRIPEDGTILMTVADRDKEEASQLAKGFIELGYHIEATGGTGKYFKEHGIDCKVVNKISEGDDNCADHIRQDKVDLVLNTLTAGKRPEREGFQLRRLAVEMGTPCLTSLDTAREVLRVVANRKDDANYNVEALQDFELE
- a CDS encoding ATPase, giving the protein MFSYKSKYCVAAAMAAMAALTGHVEARDIDLQSIGYFQFSPLPPSLVSQTDTLLLSDSPEYVGPVGGTLSAGTINGNGRIYFYHVNEMDQPHKIAIVLENQSAYPNTVHVMRQLKSVATPDYFAAGRDLSRKDLEHPLDESPNARPLYSLSIPPQGRQLIFSDLENTPVYRDALFTGIVDIKTEAPIFARVMMLPMGMDAVDASHWAKNLPIDEIQLRGTYTGSKRNMEVTTPFDTTLGGAFVEIGNDREDMFINGVDEMQNKAFVRDRGNYGVSYTLKIPTKGNEPFRLYFNPLGGPYSGSFTVKALHQQGARRGQTDTRTYHIGGADGISALGDGTILDSRIMGNYNAGDLLTLNFMPAGASNLPIRFLLIPESLANPQKHQTIAVNVPKDVKDSLGHPTQGTTQIPVGPIGSKDSNKGTVDTTKTTLTPSKQAENIAHEETKKLSDKAAAEAKKEAQLKKSKEAEETLARKKAEEAKLAAEKAEMARKAAEAKHAEIERKMAEKAEADRKAAELKAAQEVQAAKEKAALEAKKAEEMRQAEEAKRLEAERKAELDRKVAEARKAEEERKAEMARIEAARKAEADRLEAARKAEEARVAAESKRLEEERRIEAARIEAARKAEEARQAAEAKARFEAQRAAEKAALGAKKAEEERLAAEAKVRLEAQRKAEQEALEARRAEEARKAAEAKAALEAQRAAEQAALEAKRQEDARKAAEAKAALEAQRIEAARKAEEARRAEEARKAEEARIEAARKAEEARVAAEAKRAEEARKAEEARIEAARKAEEARMAEEARRAEEARRLEAARLEAQRKAEQERLEAARKAEEARVAAEAKRQEELRKAEEARIAAEAKRAEELRKAEEARIAAEAKRAEEVRRAEEARRIEEARRAEEARKAEEVRIAAEARKAEQVRLAAERAEAERQAAEAKRIAEERYQAHLEAERKAEEARQQALAQAEVERKAKERAEAIQRVKEQQENARRRAELARQQIEAERKAAQAAKTGPSFGELDDVHEDTPSVTIPNAVSIDELTKPRPTASQNTRRRDQRQPQQNQQYAQQNPMTDGQQSQAPYSSQQGQQNDDQNPPKLYPMGQ